In the genome of Pseudomonas sp. HS6, one region contains:
- a CDS encoding RNA polymerase sigma factor, with protein sequence MKDAGQSSMVQLFLTSYEDFRVRLRRRLGSEDLANDVLHETYLRVDRMEAPPNLLRPNAYLYRMALNIAADRRQADARLLTGSEVEELLQVSDEALDPMRVVGGQKEIQSLLSALYELPARRRRIFIAARLEEAPHLEISQRFGISTRMVEKEIKAALGHCAAKLERKVFQRFGRGAGKPSSE encoded by the coding sequence ATGAAAGACGCCGGACAAAGTTCGATGGTCCAGCTGTTCCTGACGTCCTACGAGGACTTTCGGGTGCGCCTGCGACGCCGTCTCGGCTCGGAGGACCTGGCCAACGACGTGCTGCACGAAACCTATCTGCGGGTCGACCGCATGGAAGCGCCGCCGAACCTGCTGCGGCCCAACGCCTACCTCTATCGCATGGCCCTGAACATCGCCGCCGACCGCCGCCAGGCTGATGCGCGACTGCTCACCGGTAGCGAAGTCGAAGAACTGCTGCAAGTCAGCGACGAAGCGCTGGACCCGATGCGCGTGGTTGGCGGCCAAAAGGAAATCCAGTCCCTGCTCAGCGCCCTCTACGAGCTGCCGGCCCGGCGCCGCCGGATCTTCATCGCCGCACGGCTGGAAGAAGCGCCGCACCTGGAAATCTCCCAGCGTTTCGGCATCTCCACACGCATGGTAGAGAAGGAAATCAAGGCTGCCCTCGGACACTGCGCGGCCAAACTGGAAAGAAAAGTGTTTCAGCGGTTCGGTCGCGGGGCCGGAAAACCGTCTAGTGAATGA
- a CDS encoding DUF3251 domain-containing protein: protein MKTIIALLTLIFLISGCKDDQKLETAKQEIKQSQEKILELEKSLETLTKAINNDRDSYEWDKLVSTFDRVAYLTPGSDGYRTVRFDLGVLTASLIDIKPYANGTKVTLEFGNTLSATISGLKATIDWGKVNEKGSPMNEQAKSKEITFNEALLPGAWTKVSVVLDGVPASEFGFIRVKDIHHSGIRLLKK from the coding sequence ATGAAAACAATTATAGCCCTTCTCACGCTAATTTTTCTTATAAGTGGCTGCAAAGATGACCAGAAACTCGAGACAGCAAAACAAGAAATAAAACAGTCACAAGAGAAAATCCTAGAATTAGAAAAAAGCCTAGAGACTCTAACCAAGGCTATTAACAATGACAGAGACTCATATGAATGGGATAAGCTAGTCAGCACCTTTGATCGGGTGGCATATCTCACACCGGGTTCTGACGGTTATAGAACTGTTCGCTTCGACCTAGGTGTTCTTACCGCAAGCCTGATTGATATCAAACCTTACGCAAACGGAACAAAAGTGACCCTTGAATTTGGAAATACGCTTTCAGCCACTATTTCCGGCTTAAAAGCGACCATCGACTGGGGAAAGGTCAATGAAAAAGGATCTCCAATGAACGAACAGGCTAAATCCAAAGAAATCACCTTCAATGAAGCGCTATTGCCTGGCGCGTGGACAAAAGTCTCAGTAGTTCTAGATGGGGTTCCCGCTAGTGAGTTTGGGTTCATTCGCGTGAAAGACATCCATCATTCGGGAATAAGACTATTAAAAAAATAG
- a CDS encoding FecR family protein encodes MNIFRLTPAEPTPAERLQSEARDWLILLTSGRATVADARALRQWCAQSPEHARAFEECKALWHLLQPAAEATQAPRRFGRRAFLGGAIAASAAFLLVRGTIPGGFSGLGADYITEVGQQRRVEPADGLSLELNTQTRINQRSVDEGVQGFELVSGEVEVQTARLPMAMQAGGGWLRASKARFNLRNLDQQVCVTCLDGAVEVEVEGRSLRLEPGQQLTYDAQQVGTVQSVDTAAVMNWRQQVLVFNGATLSQMIDEINRYRPGMLLLLNRDLGQRRVQARFSLDQLAGVGALIRDAYGVKCTELPGGVVVLS; translated from the coding sequence TTGAACATCTTCCGTCTGACACCTGCCGAGCCCACGCCTGCCGAGCGTCTGCAAAGCGAAGCCCGCGACTGGCTGATCCTGCTGACCTCCGGCCGCGCCACGGTCGCCGACGCCCGAGCGCTGCGCCAGTGGTGCGCGCAAAGCCCCGAACACGCCCGCGCCTTCGAAGAGTGCAAGGCCCTGTGGCACCTGCTGCAACCGGCGGCGGAAGCGACGCAGGCGCCACGACGGTTTGGACGCCGGGCCTTTCTCGGCGGGGCGATTGCCGCGTCGGCGGCGTTTCTGCTGGTACGCGGCACGATACCGGGCGGGTTCTCCGGGCTTGGCGCCGATTACATCACCGAAGTCGGCCAGCAACGTCGCGTCGAACCGGCCGATGGCTTGAGCCTGGAACTGAATACCCAGACCCGCATCAACCAGCGTTCGGTGGATGAGGGCGTGCAAGGCTTTGAACTGGTCAGCGGCGAAGTCGAAGTGCAGACCGCACGCCTGCCGATGGCGATGCAGGCCGGTGGCGGCTGGTTGCGGGCGAGCAAGGCGCGGTTCAACCTGCGCAACCTCGATCAACAGGTGTGCGTGACGTGCCTCGATGGCGCAGTAGAAGTGGAAGTCGAAGGCCGCAGCCTGCGCCTTGAGCCGGGCCAGCAATTGACCTACGACGCGCAACAGGTCGGCACCGTGCAAAGCGTCGACACGGCGGCGGTGATGAACTGGCGTCAGCAGGTGCTGGTATTCAACGGCGCGACGCTGAGTCAGATGATCGACGAGATCAACCGCTATCGCCCGGGGATGTTGCTGCTGCTGAATCGCGATCTCGGCCAGCGCCGCGTACAAGCACGGTTCTCCCTCGATCAACTGGCCGGCGTAGGTGCACTGATCCGTGATGCCTACGGCGTCAAATGCACCGAACTCCCAGGCGGCGTAGTCGTCCTCAGCTAA
- the gspH gene encoding type II secretion system minor pseudopilin GspH produces the protein MNRCRQQGFTLIELMVVLVIIGIASAVISLSIKPDPLQLLRKDAERVAQLLQIAQAEARADGRPIAWLSDGKGFRFSRRSDSGKGFDHFDRDPQLRPRPWQSPKLEVRVEPKQKVVLNAEWINPPLQLTLSDGLNRLSVLRDASGRISVQ, from the coding sequence ATGAACCGGTGCAGGCAGCAGGGTTTTACGCTGATCGAGTTGATGGTGGTGCTGGTGATCATCGGGATCGCCAGTGCGGTGATCAGTTTGAGTATCAAGCCCGATCCGTTGCAGTTGTTGCGCAAGGACGCCGAGCGCGTGGCGCAGTTGCTGCAGATTGCTCAGGCTGAGGCCCGCGCCGATGGCCGGCCGATTGCGTGGTTGAGCGATGGCAAGGGGTTTCGGTTCAGTCGGCGTAGTGACAGTGGCAAGGGTTTTGATCATTTCGATCGGGACCCGCAGTTGCGGCCGCGTCCCTGGCAGAGTCCGAAGCTGGAGGTGCGGGTCGAGCCGAAGCAGAAGGTGGTGCTGAACGCGGAGTGGATCAATCCGCCGCTGCAGTTGACTCTGTCTGACGGGCTCAATCGGTTGAGCGTGCTGCGCGATGCTTCGGGCCGGATTAGCGTGCAATGA
- a CDS encoding AAA family ATPase produces MDYETCYQAALDLLELSQKESCDRNEAQTRFDLVDHFLERCMGWDHLEIKVEQPNGPDYTDYELGTPRKMIYEAKRQSKHFEIPAGNHKHIHSLKQIKKLSKTNEEALKQVQEYCANRGVTYAAITNGEQVIAFVGSRQDGIEPLDGKCFVISSFNQLIKDFPLVHSLLSKVAIEENRLMAYLNSGGSISTPTKLSSSLPTYPDLKERSDFQASLKIISDIVLEDVLGDKSIEKTFYEQCYCEAGALSQYSLLSKKILSYRYAALFSPGDSNPTLQPVKGDRKKVSKLSDEVVALTTSKRPIVLIGDVGVGKTSFIKNLINVSAKEEFENALFIYIDLGRQANFYDNIRDFVIDETEAQLHDKHEVDLYESGFIFGVYHSEVARFRRGLDGDLEETDPPAYKKALKEHLREKTKNKPEHLRRSIDHISKARHKQVVIAIDNADQRSLSVQQEAFVISEEIASGWGAVVFITVRPHTFYQSKRSGALAAYPTKAFTISPPRIDLVLEKRLGFALSMASGKTPIEQLRSSRLGMSSLAHFLEAILFTLNQTDELITLIDNISNGNVRTAVELVVNYIGSANADSERIIKEMILGEKYKIPVHDFAKTIIYGEYVTYYPERSMAFNLFDVSAADSREHFLASIIISLLDNADTLKNAEGFVRADALFDKIQGLGFSKSQIEIKLRKLTNKKLIKASERITFEEDITGLIGQMPDSFRVTATGVYHIQYWSADFAYLDAMLFDTPIFDREVRQEIAAAIRNTDLSVRFNRAGKFRDYLTAIWRSSNIKSEYYSWEESVSICSGSFEKVQYFFDKKETARKGFGK; encoded by the coding sequence ATGGACTACGAAACTTGTTATCAAGCAGCACTTGATTTGCTCGAGCTGTCTCAAAAGGAGTCTTGTGATCGCAATGAAGCGCAAACTCGATTCGACCTGGTTGACCATTTTCTAGAGCGCTGCATGGGGTGGGATCATCTAGAGATAAAAGTTGAGCAGCCAAATGGTCCGGACTATACGGATTATGAGCTGGGCACACCACGCAAGATGATTTATGAAGCAAAGAGACAGTCAAAGCATTTTGAAATACCTGCTGGTAACCACAAGCATATACATAGTTTAAAGCAAATAAAAAAGCTTTCAAAAACCAATGAGGAGGCACTAAAGCAAGTTCAGGAATACTGCGCAAATAGAGGTGTAACATACGCAGCTATTACAAATGGTGAGCAAGTGATCGCGTTTGTTGGTAGTCGCCAGGATGGTATAGAACCTTTGGATGGCAAGTGTTTTGTCATATCCAGTTTCAATCAGCTGATTAAAGATTTTCCTCTTGTACATAGCTTGTTAAGCAAGGTTGCAATTGAAGAAAATAGATTGATGGCGTATCTGAATTCGGGTGGAAGCATAAGCACTCCGACAAAACTAAGCTCCTCACTTCCCACTTATCCAGACCTGAAAGAGAGGAGTGACTTTCAGGCTAGTTTGAAAATAATTTCAGATATAGTACTTGAGGATGTGCTTGGAGATAAGTCTATAGAAAAAACCTTTTACGAGCAGTGCTATTGCGAGGCCGGTGCCTTGTCACAATACTCGCTTCTAAGCAAGAAAATACTTAGCTATCGATATGCTGCATTGTTTTCTCCAGGAGATTCAAATCCTACATTGCAACCTGTAAAAGGTGATAGGAAAAAAGTTTCAAAGCTGTCAGATGAAGTGGTTGCTTTAACTACAAGTAAAAGACCCATAGTACTCATTGGTGATGTTGGAGTTGGTAAGACGTCATTCATTAAAAACTTGATAAATGTTTCAGCGAAAGAAGAGTTCGAGAACGCTTTGTTTATCTATATCGATTTAGGTAGGCAGGCTAACTTCTACGACAATATTAGAGATTTCGTTATAGATGAAACGGAAGCTCAGTTGCATGACAAACATGAAGTTGATCTTTATGAGTCCGGTTTTATATTTGGAGTCTACCATTCGGAAGTCGCTCGATTTAGACGGGGGTTGGATGGCGACTTGGAGGAAACTGATCCTCCTGCTTATAAGAAAGCGTTGAAAGAACATCTGAGAGAGAAGACAAAGAATAAGCCTGAACATTTAAGGCGGTCGATTGATCATATATCCAAAGCAAGGCACAAGCAGGTTGTTATAGCGATAGATAATGCGGATCAGCGTAGTCTTTCCGTACAGCAAGAAGCGTTTGTAATCTCAGAAGAAATAGCATCTGGATGGGGCGCGGTCGTATTTATTACAGTTAGACCACATACGTTTTATCAATCTAAAAGGTCCGGGGCGTTGGCGGCCTACCCAACCAAAGCTTTTACTATATCCCCCCCTAGAATTGATTTGGTTCTGGAGAAGCGGCTTGGGTTCGCTTTGAGTATGGCAAGTGGTAAAACCCCAATTGAACAGCTTCGTAGCTCCAGACTGGGTATGAGCTCTCTAGCACATTTTCTTGAGGCGATCCTCTTTACATTAAATCAGACTGATGAACTTATAACTCTCATTGATAATATTTCAAACGGAAACGTCAGGACCGCTGTTGAGCTAGTTGTGAATTATATCGGTAGCGCCAATGCCGACTCGGAAAGAATAATTAAAGAAATGATTTTGGGTGAGAAGTACAAAATCCCGGTTCATGATTTTGCTAAAACCATTATTTATGGGGAGTATGTCACCTATTATCCAGAGCGCTCGATGGCATTTAATTTGTTTGATGTGAGCGCAGCAGACTCTCGTGAGCATTTTTTGGCGTCAATAATTATTTCGCTATTAGATAATGCTGATACATTGAAAAATGCCGAGGGCTTTGTTAGAGCGGATGCTTTGTTTGATAAGATTCAAGGTCTTGGTTTTTCCAAGTCGCAAATAGAAATAAAGCTCAGAAAGTTGACCAATAAAAAACTTATTAAGGCCTCTGAAAGGATAACGTTTGAGGAAGATATAACAGGGCTTATCGGACAAATGCCAGACTCTTTCCGGGTTACGGCAACGGGGGTTTACCATATTCAGTACTGGTCAGCAGATTTTGCGTATCTGGATGCGATGTTATTCGATACTCCTATATTTGATCGAGAAGTCAGGCAGGAGATAGCGGCGGCGATTCGCAATACTGATCTTTCTGTGCGATTTAATAGGGCTGGTAAGTTTCGTGACTATTTAACGGCAATATGGCGGAGTTCAAATATTAAGTCCGAATATTATAGCTGGGAAGAAAGTGTAAGTATATGTAGCGGTTCTTTTGAAAAGGTTCAGTACTTTTTTGATAAAAAAGAAACTGCTCGAAAAGGGTTTGGAAAATAA
- a CDS encoding putative quinol monooxygenase, translated as MSNEVINTVQVQAAAGRSEELGKQLQKIVETLRETPGCDSYMVDRCPDDSHRWTVSAHWQSEAAMQAHFNRPEAQGFIDLIDSRLANSVDFNSFPIV; from the coding sequence ATGTCCAACGAAGTGATCAACACCGTACAGGTGCAGGCTGCGGCCGGCCGCTCCGAGGAGCTGGGCAAGCAGTTGCAGAAGATCGTCGAAACCCTGCGCGAAACACCGGGCTGCGATTCCTATATGGTCGACCGCTGCCCCGACGACAGCCACCGCTGGACGGTCAGTGCCCATTGGCAGTCGGAAGCGGCGATGCAGGCGCACTTCAACCGGCCTGAGGCTCAGGGGTTTATCGATTTGATCGACAGTCGGCTGGCTAACAGCGTCGATTTCAACAGTTTCCCTATCGTTTGA
- the gspI gene encoding type II secretion system minor pseudopilin GspI, with product MRTPSPQAGFTLIEVLVALAIIAVAMSAAVRVAGLMTQSSGILRDRSIAMIAAQSRIAELRLEGRLPMGVKAMECDQGRLLLRCEQVIGGVENGRLLKVGVQVFDRSQEGPALARLETLLSRPENP from the coding sequence ATGCGCACCCCCTCCCCGCAAGCCGGATTCACCCTGATTGAAGTGCTCGTCGCACTGGCGATCATCGCCGTCGCCATGTCCGCCGCCGTGCGCGTGGCGGGGTTGATGACGCAGAGCAGCGGGATTTTGCGGGATCGCTCGATTGCGATGATTGCGGCGCAGAGTCGGATAGCTGAACTTCGGTTGGAAGGGAGATTACCGATGGGGGTTAAGGCGATGGAGTGTGATCAAGGGAGGTTGTTGTTGCGGTGTGAGCAGGTGATTGGGGGGGTGGAGAATGGGCGGTTGCTCAAGGTTGGGGTGCAGGTGTTTGATCGTAGCCAGGAGGGGCCGGCGTTGGCGAGGCTGGAGACGTTGCTCAGCCGCCCCGAAAATCCCTAG
- a CDS encoding PLP-dependent aminotransferase family protein: MELHVVINGRKDLAGQLYQQLRGAIESGRLAAGTQLPPSRLLAEQLGISRKTISDTYAQLTYENFLTGVIGKGTYVNARPMPVQRKQSHSELASSEVIESWCNLPVFLRHPTLEGSLRYDFIGGATSKGQFPHDDWRRCVSHAMRQMAGSKGFYSVAEGLPALRNAIARHIAFSRGVNCQDEDIVVCNGAQQALDLIARVLLRPGSLVAMEDPGYPPARLLFGTHGATVVGVPVDAEGIQVEHIPDGTRLIYVTPSHQFPLGMPMSQARREALLVRAHELGAIIIEDDYDSEFRYEGRPTDSLHNLDQRGIVAYVGTFSKTLLPELRLGYAILPPAILEAVIRAKQLTDLHASTLPQWALAKFIAEGCLLKHIRRCHTIYAQRRERILARMATDLAPWLEAVPASAGFHMAVFCRVPIDLPLVIELAKKVEVGLYAIDGFYYQQPSRSGMYFGFGAIETLDIDIALDRLRDILQQVA; encoded by the coding sequence ATGGAACTTCATGTCGTGATCAACGGCCGCAAGGATCTGGCCGGTCAGTTGTATCAGCAACTGCGGGGCGCCATTGAATCCGGGCGTCTGGCCGCCGGCACGCAACTGCCGCCGAGTCGCTTGCTCGCCGAGCAACTGGGGATTTCGCGCAAGACCATTTCCGACACTTACGCGCAGCTGACTTACGAAAACTTCCTCACCGGCGTCATCGGCAAGGGTACGTACGTCAACGCCCGCCCGATGCCGGTTCAGCGCAAGCAAAGCCATTCCGAACTGGCCAGTTCCGAGGTGATCGAGAGCTGGTGCAACCTGCCGGTGTTCCTGCGCCATCCGACGCTGGAAGGCTCGCTGCGCTACGACTTCATCGGTGGTGCCACCAGCAAGGGCCAGTTTCCCCACGATGACTGGCGCCGCTGTGTCTCCCACGCCATGCGGCAAATGGCGGGTTCCAAAGGCTTTTACAGCGTGGCGGAAGGCCTGCCGGCGCTGCGCAATGCGATTGCCCGGCACATCGCGTTTTCCCGTGGCGTGAACTGCCAGGACGAAGACATCGTGGTGTGCAACGGCGCACAACAGGCGCTGGACCTGATCGCCCGCGTGCTGCTGCGCCCCGGCAGTCTGGTGGCGATGGAAGACCCGGGTTATCCGCCAGCCCGACTGCTGTTCGGTACTCACGGCGCCACGGTGGTCGGGGTGCCGGTCGATGCGGAGGGGATTCAGGTCGAGCACATTCCCGATGGCACCCGGTTGATCTACGTGACGCCGTCGCACCAGTTTCCGCTGGGGATGCCGATGAGCCAGGCGCGGCGCGAAGCGTTGCTGGTCCGGGCCCATGAGCTCGGCGCGATCATCATCGAGGACGACTATGACAGTGAGTTCCGCTACGAGGGCCGCCCGACCGATTCGCTGCACAACCTCGATCAGCGCGGCATCGTTGCCTACGTCGGCACCTTCTCCAAGACTCTGCTGCCGGAGCTGCGGCTCGGCTATGCGATTCTGCCGCCGGCGATCCTCGAAGCGGTGATCCGCGCCAAGCAGCTCACCGATCTGCACGCCTCTACCCTGCCGCAATGGGCGCTGGCCAAGTTCATCGCCGAGGGCTGCCTGCTCAAGCACATCCGCCGCTGCCACACCATTTACGCCCAGCGCCGCGAGCGGATCCTGGCGCGCATGGCCACCGACCTCGCGCCGTGGCTGGAGGCCGTGCCGGCGAGTGCGGGCTTTCATATGGCGGTGTTCTGCCGGGTGCCGATCGACTTGCCGCTGGTGATCGAACTAGCGAAAAAGGTCGAAGTCGGGCTGTACGCCATCGATGGCTTCTATTACCAGCAGCCTTCACGAAGCGGGATGTACTTCGGTTTCGGCGCCATCGAGACGCTGGACATCGATATCGCACTGGATCGCCTGCGCGACATTCTGCAACAGGTCGCCTGA
- a CDS encoding GNAT family N-acetyltransferase, producing the protein MPASVDQNSAVVLCAASNNDLENLVAIRIEAMRESLERLGRFNPDRARERFVAGFDVNSTRRIEVSGDLVGFVVIKDHQSELLLDHLYVMPSAQGAGIGSEVLTQIFREADEIGRPIKVGALQESASNRFYTRHGFVFVESGEFDNYYVRANGDAVDLGD; encoded by the coding sequence ATGCCAGCCTCCGTTGATCAAAACTCCGCTGTCGTTTTATGCGCAGCTTCCAATAACGACCTGGAAAATCTGGTAGCCATCAGAATTGAGGCCATGCGCGAGAGCCTTGAACGGCTTGGACGATTTAACCCAGATCGTGCGCGCGAACGATTTGTTGCTGGGTTCGACGTTAACAGCACTCGCCGCATAGAAGTATCAGGTGATCTGGTCGGTTTTGTCGTAATCAAAGACCACCAGAGCGAGCTTTTGCTTGACCACTTGTATGTGATGCCCAGTGCTCAAGGAGCAGGAATCGGCTCTGAAGTTCTTACTCAGATTTTCAGAGAGGCTGATGAGATCGGGCGCCCCATCAAGGTCGGTGCTCTCCAGGAAAGCGCTTCAAATCGTTTTTACACTCGCCATGGCTTCGTGTTCGTCGAAAGCGGTGAATTCGATAATTATTATGTCCGGGCTAACGGTGATGCCGTTGATTTGGGCGACTAA
- a CDS encoding carboxymuconolactone decarboxylase family protein: MSPRLDYYSASPKAMKAMIALEALTSSLSIEAPLLHLIKIRASQLNGCAFCTDMHSVEARRAGETDRRLYAIAVWRDSGFFNLRERAALAWAETVTLLADSRVPDDVYQQAREQFNETELVDLTMAVSTINSWNRLAVSFRQVPADH; encoded by the coding sequence ATGTCCCCGCGTCTGGATTACTACAGCGCTTCACCCAAAGCCATGAAAGCGATGATTGCCCTGGAAGCGCTGACCAGCAGCCTGAGCATCGAGGCGCCGTTGCTGCACCTGATCAAGATCCGCGCCTCGCAACTCAACGGCTGCGCGTTCTGCACCGACATGCATTCGGTGGAAGCACGGCGGGCAGGGGAGACGGATCGACGGCTGTACGCCATCGCAGTCTGGCGCGACAGCGGCTTCTTCAACCTGCGCGAGCGGGCCGCACTGGCATGGGCCGAGACTGTCACGCTGCTGGCGGATAGCCGGGTGCCTGACGATGTTTACCAGCAGGCGCGGGAACAGTTCAACGAGACTGAACTGGTGGACCTGACCATGGCCGTCAGCACCATCAACAGCTGGAATCGCCTGGCGGTGAGCTTCCGACAGGTCCCCGCAGACCATTGA
- a CDS encoding STN domain-containing protein, protein MQRGRAREDVVRSALVRQLCLGLLLGLFLSRASADPVPASMRMTLHIPAQELARALDQFSRATGMAVLVDSQLSRGRRSLAVDGEFTAAEALRRMLGGSGLMAKYSRDDAFTLQVAQVEEVPMPAEKPTPASAAVNRSYATAVQAAIERNLCRSPLTRPGSFRAVLQLWIGRDGVVQHNRLVTSTGDVRRDAALVDSFHTLKIDRPTPGALRQPVTLLLLPESSGKRMECTEWEGVSGG, encoded by the coding sequence GTGCAGCGAGGCCGTGCCAGGGAGGATGTTGTGCGCTCAGCGCTCGTGCGCCAGCTCTGTCTGGGGCTGTTGCTTGGCTTGTTTCTGAGCCGCGCCAGCGCCGATCCGGTGCCGGCATCGATGCGCATGACGCTGCACATCCCGGCCCAGGAACTGGCCCGAGCCCTCGATCAGTTCAGCCGCGCCACCGGCATGGCGGTGCTGGTCGACAGCCAACTGAGTCGCGGTCGGCGTTCCCTGGCGGTGGACGGTGAATTCACCGCCGCCGAAGCATTGCGCCGGATGCTCGGCGGCAGCGGCTTGATGGCCAAGTACAGCCGCGACGACGCGTTCACCTTGCAAGTGGCGCAAGTCGAGGAAGTGCCAATGCCGGCGGAGAAACCGACCCCCGCCAGCGCAGCCGTCAACCGCAGTTACGCCACGGCGGTGCAGGCCGCGATTGAACGCAACCTGTGCCGCTCGCCGCTGACCCGGCCCGGTAGTTTTCGCGCCGTGTTGCAGTTGTGGATCGGCCGCGACGGCGTGGTGCAGCACAACCGGTTGGTCACCTCGACCGGCGATGTTCGGCGCGATGCAGCGCTGGTAGACAGTTTTCACACGCTGAAAATCGACCGGCCGACACCCGGCGCATTGCGCCAGCCAGTCACCTTGCTGTTGTTACCCGAATCTTCAGGAAAGCGCATGGAATGCACAGAATGGGAAGGAGTTTCCGGGGGATGA
- a CDS encoding type II secretion system protein N, producing the protein MRFTARFSPPQIIQAAALLAALVGIATWSSLLLTTAESHTPAATPQLLAARSDNPALQWFSNRTAPVEIKVSGVMAGSRGAVAILSLNDGPPRSFLQGERVSPGVRLVAVEGDGVVIEQGGERVRLEVEKLGEGVEMPRLVRP; encoded by the coding sequence ATGAGATTCACCGCACGCTTTTCACCCCCCCAAATCATCCAGGCCGCCGCACTGCTGGCCGCCCTGGTCGGCATCGCCACCTGGTCATCCCTGCTCCTGACCACCGCCGAATCCCACACCCCGGCCGCCACGCCACAACTGCTCGCTGCACGTAGCGACAACCCCGCGTTGCAGTGGTTTTCCAACCGCACGGCGCCGGTGGAGATCAAGGTCAGCGGCGTGATGGCGGGGAGTCGCGGGGCGGTGGCGATTTTGAGTTTGAACGATGGGCCGCCGAGGAGTTTTTTGCAGGGGGAGCGGGTGAGTCCTGGGGTGAGGTTGGTGGCGGTGGAGGGGGATGGGGTGGTGATTGAGCAGGGGGGGGAGAGGGTGCGGTTGGAGGTGGAGAAGTTGGGGGAGGGGGTGGAGATGCCTAGGTTGGTTAGGCCGTGA
- a CDS encoding prepilin-type N-terminal cleavage/methylation domain-containing protein: protein MNRQQGFTLIEVMVAILLMAVVSLIAWKGLDSVTRADSHLQASGEQSDSLLRALNQMQRDVEMRAGIELTEPKKVGTEDEPVTAPPAVTVRSSDSKGFRLDIIRSAADQPGALQRVRWWLKGDTLYRAVAPARSRYPLPAPTAGVAVLGEVSDLQVRVWEADKGWRQLSGNRREDPLGLEVRLTQQTPQGPEKYRQVMGPLQ from the coding sequence ATGAACAGACAACAAGGTTTTACGCTGATCGAGGTGATGGTCGCGATTCTGTTGATGGCGGTGGTCAGCTTGATTGCCTGGAAGGGGCTGGACAGTGTCACGCGCGCCGACAGCCATTTGCAGGCCAGCGGTGAGCAGAGCGACAGCCTGTTGCGGGCGTTGAATCAGATGCAGCGGGATGTGGAGATGCGCGCCGGGATCGAGCTGACGGAGCCGAAGAAGGTCGGCACCGAGGACGAACCGGTGACGGCCCCGCCTGCCGTTACGGTGCGCAGCAGTGACAGCAAGGGGTTTCGGCTGGACATTATTCGTAGCGCGGCGGATCAGCCGGGGGCTTTGCAGCGGGTGCGCTGGTGGCTCAAGGGGGACACGTTGTATCGCGCGGTGGCGCCGGCGCGGAGTCGGTATCCGTTGCCTGCGCCGACGGCGGGGGTGGCGGTGTTGGGTGAGGTGAGTGATTTGCAGGTGCGGGTCTGGGAGGCGGACAAGGGGTGGCGGCAGTTGAGCGGGAATCGGCGGGAGGATCCGTTGGGGTTGGAGGTGCGGCTGACTCAGCAGACACCGCAAGGGCCGGAGAAGTATCGGCAGGTGATGGGGCCGTTGCAGTAA
- a CDS encoding cupin domain-containing protein, with protein MKLLHIFAAALALSVSAAAMAHDASEKVSVLQDQMLKNVPGKKAMMIEVDYKPGQSSIAHKHDGTAMAYVLEGEVTSQVKGEEAITYKKGQFWYEPAGSEHLVSKNASKTKPAKLLVFMVLSPDEQVLIPLKN; from the coding sequence ATGAAACTCCTGCACATTTTCGCCGCCGCTCTCGCCCTGTCTGTTTCTGCCGCCGCCATGGCTCACGATGCCTCCGAAAAAGTCTCGGTCCTGCAGGACCAAATGCTGAAAAACGTCCCGGGCAAAAAAGCCATGATGATCGAAGTCGACTACAAACCCGGCCAGTCCTCCATCGCCCACAAACACGACGGCACGGCCATGGCGTATGTGCTCGAAGGCGAAGTGACTTCCCAGGTCAAGGGCGAAGAGGCAATCACCTACAAGAAGGGCCAGTTCTGGTACGAACCCGCCGGCTCCGAACATCTGGTGTCGAAAAACGCCAGCAAAACCAAGCCGGCCAAGTTGCTGGTGTTCATGGTGCTGTCGCCGGACGAGCAAGTGCTGATCCCATTGAAAAACTGA